From the genome of Solanum stenotomum isolate F172 chromosome 5, ASM1918654v1, whole genome shotgun sequence:
TTCAGTTTAGAGAAGCACTACAGACTTACTCTATTCAGAAGGGTGTGAACATTAAACTTAAACCTAATGAAAAGGAGAGAATCAGGGCAAAGTGTAATAAGAAGGGTTGTCCTTGGTATATTCTTGGAAGTATTGAGGGTAATACTGGAAATTTTATTGTGAAGACATATTTTCCTGTCCATAAGTGTTtcaaaaaaacaagaaacaagTTGTGTACTCCAAACTGGATTTGTAAGACTTATAAAGACAGAATCATGAGTGAGCCTAGCATCAGACTCCATCAGATTCAAGGCTTGGTACAAAAGGATTATGGATTATATGTTAGTAAAACAAGTTGTAGAAGAGCAAAAATGAAAGTCATGAATGAGCATATGGGTGATTTCATAGAGGAATTTGCTAGATTGTATGACTATGCTGAGGAGTTGAAGTCTACAAATCCAGGAACTACTGTGGTTGTTAGGACATCCAAGAATACAATTCCTGGAAAAGAGGTATTCTAAGGGATTTATATTTGTCTTGGAGCATTAAAAAGTGGTTGGATGGAGGGGTGTAGAAGGATAATTGGTTTTGATGGTGCATTTCTGAAAGGTGTATGTAGAGGTGAACTGTTGTCTTGCATTTCCAAGGATGGAAATAATCAGATGTACCCTGTAGCATGGGCAGTAGTTAATAAAGAATCCAAGGACACATGGTCTTGGTTTATCAAGTGCATCAAACATGATTTGGAACTGACACAAACTGAAGGTGAAGGACTGACAGTTATGTCTGATATGCAGAAGGTATGAGAACACTTTGTAGTATTTGTTTTACTTTGCTATAGCAATTTCTATGTTACACTTATGTTCCTATTGTTTTTCCTTGGCATGCCTTTTTTCTTTGATAGGGTCTTAACCTAGCACTTGTTGATTTATTACCAAATGCTGAGATTAGATGGTGTGCTAGACATATATGGGCCAACTGGAAGAAGGTATGGAGTGGTGAAGAAAGGAGGAAGAAGTTTTGGCAGGTTGCCAGGGCTCCATTTGAAGTTCATTTACAAtcaaaacttgatgaaatgagtCTGTTGGGAGAAGGTATTGTGGAAGCTTTGTTAAAGTACAACAAAAATGCATGGTGTAGGGCATTATTCAAGGACCATAGCAAGTGTGACATAGTTGAGAATAATATGTGTGAGACATTTAATAGTTGGATCTTGGCAGCTAGATTCAAATCAATCATCACAATGTTAGAGGAAATTAGAGTCAAAGTCATGGAAAGAATGACTCAAATGAGGGAGTTTTCTGAAAAATGGATAACTGATGTGTCACCTATGGCTATGCAAATTCTTACTGACAATGCTGAACATGCAGCCATATGTGAAGTTAAATTTAATGGAGATAATGGCTATGAGATTCAGCATCCACCATATAAACATGTTGTTAATCTCAAAAAGAAAGTGTGCAGTTGTAGGTCATGGCAACTGAAGGGGATTCCTTATGCACATGCAATTACTGCAATGCATTACAAGGATCTAGATATTGAGTCATTTGTTGACCACTGGTACAAGAAGGAAACATATTTGAAGGCCTACAGTAGGTTCATTCAACCTATGACAAACATGAAGATGTGGCCCAAGAGCACAAGGTCATCTATTGAGCCACTTGAAATCACTCCTATGCCAGAAAGACCAAGGAAAAAAAGGTCTAAAGATAGTGATGAACCTAGTAAGAAGAAGTTTGGAAAGGCTACAAGGAAGGGGAGAAAAATGAAATGCTCTTTGAGCAGAAATTTTGGACATAACAAGAAAAGATGTCCAATTGTTGTAAGTTTTGCTTTAACTTCTTCAACTTTgttaatgaaatttatttttatcaatactTCTTAATTCAGTTTGAAAAAATTTTGTATGTAGAAAAATGGCTATACTACTAGAACTGCAAGAACTGCTACAGGTGGAAGTAGTGGTGCAACTACTTCAGCTGCTTCTACAGGCGTAACTGGTGGGGCTACTGGTGGTGCCACTGGTGAAAGTGGTGGTGCAACTACTTCAGCAGCTTCTATAGGTGTAATTACCGGTGGAAGTGGTGGTGCAACTACTAAAAGACCAGCCACTACTTCAACAGCTTCTGGAGGTGCAACTACTGCTGCAACAACTACTGGTGGACGTGCTGCAagtatttctttaaattttgcaAGTGTTGCTCAACCAACAAGTCAATTTAGTACTCAACAGTCAACTACTAGTGCTAGTGGCTCAAATAAAAGTAGCAAAGTTAAAAGAGGTGGTGCAAATCCCGGATATAAGAGGCCAAGAACAGAGAAGCCAAAAACAGCTGGTTTTGGTGTGCTATTTGGAGCAAATGGTAGTGTGATTGAGAGGGTAAGTATTATCATTTAGggacctttaatttgattctATAGAATCTCTCTAACTAATATCATTATTGCCTTTTAACAGTCTGCAACTACTGATAAAGTGTTACATTGTGCACTGTTGAAGAGTTCAGTGCCTACCAATATCGATCTTGGTTACAAACCCAATGGACTAAGGTGGAAGGGTGGAGCTGCAGTTACTCAAAGGCAGCTACAAGAACAAAGTTACAAGCGAGCCACTCAGTCCACACCAAGTACTCAAgatacataaatttcatagtaAAGACTCATGTTTTGCTTAGCTAAATTCTCAATGACATTATCTATGATACTTTTCACtattaacttaattttcaaCTGTTGTGTTAGCTTGCTATGACAAACAAGTTATTTTTGCTTATGTATTTGCTATGATAATTATAAGTCTTAATCTGGATATTTTCATACATTATCATAGTACTCAAAtgaacaaatcatcaatacatCTTAAATACAAAAGATAGAAACCAAATGACAACAATCACAACAACACTGATATCAGTACTAATGCTCGATCTCCCCTGTCTTCCATGCCTTCTATGCTTTCCATGCCTTCCTTGCCTTCCATGCCTATGCCTTCCATGATCAACATTTGTTGATTGATTCTTCATGTAGTGTTGTTCTTGGTAGGTAGGATCAGCCATATCAGCCCATTGAAAAAATCCACATCCATTACCATTTGTGTATTTTTGACAGCCCCAAAACATTCTTCCTGGAtttgttgatgttcttgacatcTTAAGTTCAGCATGAAGCCCACAATAGCAAAAACAAACAGTCATTgtgaagaacaaaaaaattagcGAGTAAGAAAAAGgcgagaaaaataaaatatagacaaaaaaggCCTGATCAAttatggagaagaagaaaaaatttggAGAGAGATAAATGAGTGAGAAAGAGAAGACATTTTggatatttgaagaagaaattagGGGAATTTGGGGAAGATGGCCAAAAATGACCGTTATTGGCTTTTTAAAAGCATCTCACGCTCCTAAAGTGGGTGTAATTCACGCAGTTGAACTACTTTTGCCACATGGGATGACAGGTCaaaaaaagggtttaaaatgttggATTTCAGTGGGTTCGAGGATTTAGTTGGCAAAGTCTAGATTAGAAGGGCTTAGGTGACAAAATGAGACAAGTACGAGGGTCTCCCAGACCATTCTGCCTttacttaaactccgtgccaagtcaaaccaggtcattctttgtgaaacggaaggagtatgtctttaaacaaagttgataggaaatatgtaactaaatactaataacttgcacataaaatataaatgtgcacttattgaggccataaaataaatttattaatgtgattgaaattttaccttaaatcaaggccaaaatcgagtattatgtcaaattttggaatgtacaccagtcatattttttggttgtataaatgTTGGTGTCATCTTGCTAATTGCCTCGgcaactattttaacatgccggttaattgtttcaaatgaatgttgaaaagtttcacaattatgaggtgtgagttaaagtgactatatgttggtgagaataataaactttatgtcggtgagaataataaattttaaaaagtaatgatgtgattataaattttatttacatatgaaacaaatggttagtagatataaatgtggagttgttttaacaaaatataaactcatggatcaattattgtattaaaagatcccaaatcatgatatggaatNNNNNNNNNNNNNNNNNNNNNNNNNNNNNNNNNNNNNNNNNNNNNNNNNNNNNNNNNNNNNNNNNNNNNNNNNNNNNNNNNNNNNNNNNNNNNNNNNNNNNNNNNNNNNNNNNNNNNNNNNNNNNNNNNNNNNNNNNNNNNNNNNNNNNNNNNNNNNNNNNNNNNNNNNNNNNNNNNNNNNNNNNNNNNNNNNNNNNNNNNNNNNNNNNNNNNNNNNNNNNNNNNNNNNNNNNNNNNNNNNNNNNNNNNNNNNNNNNNNNNNNNNNNNNNNNNNNNNNNNNNNNNNNNNNNNNNNNNNNNNNNNNNNNNNNNNNNNNNNNNNNNNNNNNNNNNNNNNNNNNNNNNNNNNNNNNNNNNNNNNNNNNNNNNNNNNNNNNNNNNNNNNNNNNNNNNNNNNNNNNNNNNNNNNNNNNNNNNNNNNNNNNNNNNNNNNNNNNNNNNNNNNNNNNNNNNNNNNNNNNNNNNNNNNNNNNNNNNNNNNNNNNNNNNNNNNNNNNNNNNNNNNNNNNNNNNNNNNNNNNNNNNNNNNNNNNNNNNNNNNNNNNNNNNNNNNNNNNNNNNNNNNNNNNNNNNNNNNNNNNNNNNNNNNNNNNNNNNNNNNNNNNNNNNNNNNNNNNNNNNNNNNNNNNNNNNNNTGGTAAGTGAGGAATTTATCTTAAagattttatcataatattccttttttaagggtcttaatcttgatatctctttaatattatttatgatatattctagatataacatatcttgggttcttaggtacatatataaattttcttccattaattgttctaatagttttatatcttccatacattctgtccaatattgtaaatattcgtagttcattttagtctgaatttatttctaaatcataccattctattctttcaaggtctaaatcatgtaggtctatttcataccattgttggtttaatatatcttctgatccgttatcattaaatattttttctcatattattcttcttaattcaattatttttatatctttaagtatatataagattaatgcttcatagttttttattatttcatcatgcatgtatgtagtcatgtccGTTGTTATGcagttttattttcaattattccttcctatcatattcataattgattaaattcatattagatcattatgaactagattatttgtttatcatgttctcctgtcactactagcatcgtactttagtggatacttccttcttattagtgcctcaactttgtttactgccctaaacggctttccttgcCTACCGATTttaacattaggatgacatagtatagaagttttctccctgtttctagtgtgctaataaactagaaatcatgattcaaataattctaatacataataactaacataaatttattcaatcatatatatgatattcaggaatatatgaaattaattttgcatatttattgaacaatatacctttgcctcttgcttatccatgatatctgaagTTTGTTGCATTATCTATTAAATATGAATAGCTTAAGTATTAAATATTGAGAGAGTGTTTATGAAAGTGCTTCGTTTATTTCAGTCTGCCTTTTATGTTATATGtacattcctttatatagaaaggaaatcCTATCTACTGcactttcaaattttatctCTACAGTAATGCATAATAATGCATTACTTTACAATAATGCACAATAATGTGCTACTTACACCGACCATACCTACTACTTACACATGCCCATACTCTCTTAATTTATCCATACTATATGACTTTTT
Proteins encoded in this window:
- the LOC125863948 gene encoding uncharacterized protein LOC125863948 produces the protein MTNMKMWPKSTRSSIEPLEITPMPERPRKKRSKDSDEPSKKKFGKATRKGRKMKCSLSRNFGHNKKRCPIVKNGYTTRTARTATGGSSGATTSAASTGVTGGATGGATGESGGATTSAASIGVITGGSGGATTKRPATTSTASGGATTAATTTGGRAASISLNFASVAQPTSQFSTQQSTTSASGSNKSSKVKRGGANPGYKRPRTEKPKTAGFGVLFGANGSVIERSATTDKVLHCALLKSSVPTNIDLGYKPNGLRWKGGAAVTQRQLQEQSYKRATQSTPSTQDT
- the LOC125863947 gene encoding uncharacterized protein LOC125863947; the protein is MGSTIITLQMHYGGCFLSDPELRYANGISDLEKIRIDMDELHIMFFHKLARELGVEQVETFGCKVNKRGDFYMLKSDTDVLRFINNLKGGDFVDVYVVHQISTPLIVEDPTEVQISQLLTPKKGKPPPHTVINVRADVSSPQPSDKNDTNIKEDQQPSVDKGKNKEAVAPEVSLEDLDEDECQGQGNDFSSYHLHTSDESDVDVDAKQSDSESLYDVDENIDDLSDLDSEFVEARKSNIQEQVNKEKAARINVDEIPSGPVGIDTGDPVDSDEVVDPPARNSSTKVYFDPTAKKIVFQLYMVFVNNVQFREALQTYSIQKGVNIKLKPNEKERIRAKCNKKGCPWYILGSIEGNTGNFIVKTYFPVHKCFKKTRNKLCTPNWICKTYKDRIMSEPSIRLHQIQGLVQKDYGLYVSKTSCRRAKMKVMNEHMGDFIEEFARLYDYAEELKSTNPGTTVVVRTSKNTIPGKEDGNNQMYPVAWAVVNKESKDTWSWFIKCIKHDLELTQTEGEGLTVMSDMQKGLNLALVDLLPNAEIRWCARHIWANWKKVWSGEERRKKFWQVARAPFEVHLQSKLDEMSLLGEGIVEALLKYNKNAWCRALFKDHSKCDIVENNMCETFNSWILAARFKSIITMLEEIRVKVMERMTQMREFSEKWITDVSPMAMQILTDNAEHAAICEVMATEGDSLCTCNYCNALQGSRY